In Caretta caretta isolate rCarCar2 chromosome 4, rCarCar1.hap1, whole genome shotgun sequence, one genomic interval encodes:
- the NKX3-2 gene encoding homeobox protein Nkx-3.2 produces MAVRSGNALTPFSIQAILNKKEERAQHLAGRPPPATPTTPACCWRLFGERAGAADEALLPARACPRAATAAAAAAGRTMGAPAGWDSDSALSDDHEGERRSEEESTGVPQGPPGNSARSREAPGRGRPAREAQPRDQEEEPPGLSDSEMSASVSDRSPPEEEDGGSKCEKLLAGEEEQAAPKPRKKRSRAAFSHAQVFELERRFNHQRYLSGPERADLAASLKLTETQVKIWFQNRRYKTKRRQMAADLLASAPAAKKVAVKVLVRDDQRQYHPGEMLRPPSLLSLQPSYYYPYYCLPGWALSTCTAAAGTP; encoded by the exons ATGGCTGTCCGCAGCGGTAACGCCTTGACGCCTTTCTCCATCCAGGCCATCCTCAACAAGAAGGAGGAGCGCGCTCAGCACTTGGCGGGGCGGCCGCCGCCGGCCACCCCCACCACGCCGGCTTGCTGCTGGAGGCTGTTCGGCGAGAGGGCGGGCGCGGCGGACGAGGCTTTGCTGCCGGCCCGGGCCTGCCCCCGGGCTGCtacggcggcggcggcggcggccgggagGACGATGGGAGCCCCGGCGGGCTGGGATTCGGACTCGGCCCTCAGCGACGACCACGAGGGCGAGAGGCGCTCGGAGGAGGAGAGCACCGGGGTGCCGCAGGGGCCGCCCGGCAACAGCGCCCGCTCCAGAGAGGCCCCTGGTCGGGGGCGGCCTGCGCGGGAGGCTCAGCCCAGGGATCAGGAGGAAGAGCCCCCGGGCCTCAGTGACAGCGAGATGTCGGCCAGCGTTTCAG ATCGCAGCCCGCCGGAGGAGGAGGACGGAGGCAGCAAGTGCGAGAAGCTGCTGGccggggaggaggagcaggcggCCCCCAAGCCGCGGAAGAAGCGCTCCCGGGCGGCCTTTTCCCACGCGCAGGTCTTCGAGCTGGAGCGCCGCTTCAACCACCAGCGCTACCTCTCGGGCCCGGAGCGAGCCGACCTGGCCGCCTCGCTCAAGCTCACCGAGACCCAGGTGAAGATCTGGTTCCAGAACCGCCGCTACAAGACCAAGCGGCGCCAGATGGCCGCGGACCTGCTGGCCTCGGCCCCGGCCGCCAAGAAAGTGGCGGTGAAAGTGCTGGTGCGGGACGATCAGAGACAGTATCACCCGGGGGAGATGCTGAGGCCGCCCTCGCTGCTGTCCCTGCAGCCTTCCTACTACTACCCCTACTACTGCCTGCCCGGGTGGGCCCTGTCCACCTGCACCGCAGCCGCGGGGACTCCATGA